A single region of the Phyllostomus discolor isolate MPI-MPIP mPhyDis1 chromosome 14, mPhyDis1.pri.v3, whole genome shotgun sequence genome encodes:
- the LOC114488933 gene encoding LOW QUALITY PROTEIN: ceramide synthase 2 (The sequence of the model RefSeq protein was modified relative to this genomic sequence to represent the inferred CDS: inserted 1 base in 1 codon) yields the protein MLQTLYDYFWWERLWLPVNLTWADLEDRDGRIYAKASDLYITLPLALLFLIIRHFFELYVATPLAALLNVKEKTRLRAPPNPTLEHFYLTSGKHPKQVEVEQLSRQSGLSGRQVERWFRRRRNQDRPSLLKKFREACWRFTFYLVAFIAGMAVIVDKPWFYDMKKVWEGYPIQSTIPSQYWYYMIELSFYXVLFSIASDVKRRWVKGLCY from the exons ATGCTCCAGACCTTGTACGACTACTTCTGGTGGGAGCGGCTGTGGCTGCCTGTGAACTTAACCTGGGCTGATCTAGAAGACCGAGATGGACGCATCTACGCCAAAGCCTCAGACCTCTACATCACACTACCCCTGGCCTTGCTCTTCCTCATCATTCGACACTTTTTTGAGCT TTACGTGGCCACACCACTGGCTGCCCTCCTGAATGTAAAGGAGAAAACTCGGCTGCGGGCTCCTCCCAACCCCACCTTGGAGCATTTTTACCTGACCAGCGGCAAGCATCCTAAACAG GTGGAGGTAGAGCAGTTGTCCCGGCAGAGCGGGCTCTCTGGCCGCCAGGTAGAGCGATGGTTCCGCCGCCGCCGCAACCAGGACCGGCCCAGTCTCCTCAAGAAGTTCCGAGAAGCCTG CTGGAGATTCACATTTTACCTGGTTGCTTTCATTGCTGGCATGGCTGTCATTGTGGAT AAACCCTGGTTCTATGACATGAAGAAAGTTTGGGAGGGATATCCCATACAG AGCACCATCCCTTCTCAGTACTGGTACTACATGATTGAGCTTTCTTTCT TGGTCCTCTTCAGCATCGCCTCTGATGTTAAGCGAAGGTGGGTCAAGGGCCTGTGCTATTAA